Below is a window of Lacibacter sp. H407 DNA.
GGAACAGGTTCACCAATAAAATCAAACCCACTCCACACAAACATGCCCGACATGAATTTGTATTTGTTCACAGCAAGTAATGCAGCTTCATGCGACGAACCCCAGTATGCATACACATGATCATAGGCGGATACACTCATATCTGCATTGCCTTTTACTGTAGGCGTTTTACCATCGGGAGGCCAGAGACGATTGCTATCACTGGGCATATCGTAAGAGCCTCTTGATGATAATGCAGATGCTGTTTCTGTTGCAACAAATGATTGACCGGGAAAACGTTTCGGCAAGTCTGCATAATCGTACAACTTATAATTGAAGCCGAGTACATCCAATGCTCCTGACTTCCAAATAAAGTTCTTCTCAGGAAAGTTTTCGGTAAGTGCACAGGTAACAGGTCTTGTTGTATCAATTGCTTTTACCAATTCAACCAAACGTTTGGCAATGGTTGTACCGGTGCTGTCGAACTGTTCTCTTATTTCGTTACCGATGCTCCACATAAAAACAGAAGGATGGTTACGATCACGCAACACCATTGCCTGTATATCACGTGCATGCCATTCATCGAAGTAAAGATTATAGTCAAATCTGTTTTTCCTTTTCTTCCACATATCGAATGCTTCCACCTGAACCAAGAAACCCATTTCATCGCAGAGATCAAGTATGGCAGTTGCAGGTGGATTGTGTGAGAAGCGGATAGCATTCACGCCCATCTCCTTTAATATGTTCAACTGGCGTTTTGCTGCTGCATGATTATAGGCTGCACCTAATGCACCCAAATCGTGATGCATACAAACGCCTTGAATTTTTAACGGTTGATTGTTGAGAAAGAAACCATTTGCAGCATCGAAGCGGAATGAACGAATGCCGAAAGTTGTATTAATCTCATCAATTAGCTGGCCGTTGCGTTCAATTCGTGTAACGGCTTTGTACAAATATGGTTTTGTTGTTGACCAGAGTATTGGTGTGTTGATTTGCAATTGATCAGCATACGAATAACCACCAACAGGTATTGTACGCAATAACATATGTTTTGATGTAGCGATCTTCTTCCCTGCTGCATCATACACATCGGTGTACAGTTTTACAATTTCTTTTTGATTGCCTGTATTTGAAACCTTGTATTGAACAGAAACTGTTGCTTTGTTTTTGCTGATGACGGGTGTTGTGATGAAGACGCCTGCTTCTGCAATTGCTACATTATTTGTTGTAACCAATTTCACATTCCTGTAAATGCCGCTACCGCTGTACCATCTTGAATCGGGTTGCAGACTGTTATCAACTTTCACCGCAATCACATTGGGTTTACTATAAATTAAATGTGCTGTGAGATCATAAGAGAAATTAATATAACCGTAAGGACGCTTACCTAAATAATGTCCGTTGATCCATACTTCACTGTTCTTATAAACGCCATCAAATTCAATACGTGTTGTTTTGCTTTTTGAAGCAAGAGGAAGAGTGAATGTTTTACGATACCAGCCAATCCCGCCCGGCAATGCACCACCCTGGTTGGTTGCAGGAAATACAGATGAGAAATTGCTTTCAATACTCCAGTCGTGTGGCAGGTTTAAACTTCTCCATTTTTCATCGTTATAGTTTGTATTCCTTGCAAGACTATCGTTACCCAACAAGAATTTCCAGCCGTTGTTGAAATCAACTAACGAACGAACCTGTGCGGTTGAAAATAAATTCAACAACAGGAAAGTAACAACGAGTAAAGTATTTCGATTCAACTTCATTTTATTTTTTGTCGGAAGACGGAAAATTTCTTTGTGCTTCTTCCTGCCTTTGCGTCTTCGTAGTTCAAATTTCCACCATTGCTTTGATGACGCCATTCTTTGGATCGAGCCAGCTTTTGAAATGATCTTTCACTTCATCAAATTGTACACGATGGGTAATGTAGGTTGCAGGATCAACGAGTTTGTTGCGCATGCACATCATTACATGATCAAAATCTTCTTGTGTGGCATTGCGGCTGCTCATGAGTGTTGCTTCACGTTTGTGAAACTCAGGATGACTTACGATCAACTCTCCTTTCTGTAAACCAACCAACACATATCTTGCGCCATGCGCCATATACAAGAATGCACTGTTGATGGCTTTTTGATTGCCGGTTGCATCAATTACCACTGTTGGCATATCGCCATTGGTAATTTCTTTTAAACGTTGCAGCACATCTTCGTTTAATGGATTGATGGTATGCTGCACTTTTAGTTTATCCTTACAGAAATTCAAACGTGTATCATTTACATCCATGGCAATTACCTGTCCGCCTGCAATGCGACCAAACTCCATAATGCCCAAACCAATGGGGCCAGCACCAATTACCAATACAAATTCACCTGTACGAACGCCTGCCCTGCGGATGCCGTGTGCACCGATAGCTAAAGGCTCCACCAATGCGAGTTCATCAAAACTCATATCGCCGCCATGCAGCAATGCAGAAGTGGGAACAGAAATAAATTCCATCATACCACCATCTACATGCACGCCAAATACATTGATGGCTGCACAACAGTTAGGTAAACCATTGCGACAGGCAATACATTCGCCGCAATGAAAATATGGGATGAGTGTTACACGCTCTCCTACTTCAAATTCTGCATCGGCATCAACCTGTACAATTTCGCAACCCAACTCATGACCGAGTATGCGTGGATAAGCA
It encodes the following:
- a CDS encoding zinc-binding alcohol dehydrogenase family protein, whose amino-acid sequence is MKALVCQQPGSFEYVEKERPEIQPGRAILKVKRIGICGTDLHAFEGTQPYFAYPRILGHELGCEIVQVDADAEFEVGERVTLIPYFHCGECIACRNGLPNCCAAINVFGVHVDGGMMEFISVPTSALLHGGDMSFDELALVEPLAIGAHGIRRAGVRTGEFVLVIGAGPIGLGIMEFGRIAGGQVIAMDVNDTRLNFCKDKLKVQHTINPLNEDVLQRLKEITNGDMPTVVIDATGNQKAINSAFLYMAHGARYVLVGLQKGELIVSHPEFHKREATLMSSRNATQEDFDHVMMCMRNKLVDPATYITHRVQFDEVKDHFKSWLDPKNGVIKAMVEI
- a CDS encoding sugar-binding domain-containing protein, whose product is MKLNRNTLLVVTFLLLNLFSTAQVRSLVDFNNGWKFLLGNDSLARNTNYNDEKWRSLNLPHDWSIESNFSSVFPATNQGGALPGGIGWYRKTFTLPLASKSKTTRIEFDGVYKNSEVWINGHYLGKRPYGYINFSYDLTAHLIYSKPNVIAVKVDNSLQPDSRWYSGSGIYRNVKLVTTNNVAIAEAGVFITTPVISKNKATVSVQYKVSNTGNQKEIVKLYTDVYDAAGKKIATSKHMLLRTIPVGGYSYADQLQINTPILWSTTKPYLYKAVTRIERNGQLIDEINTTFGIRSFRFDAANGFFLNNQPLKIQGVCMHHDLGALGAAYNHAAAKRQLNILKEMGVNAIRFSHNPPATAILDLCDEMGFLVQVEAFDMWKKRKNRFDYNLYFDEWHARDIQAMVLRDRNHPSVFMWSIGNEIREQFDSTGTTIAKRLVELVKAIDTTRPVTCALTENFPEKNFIWKSGALDVLGFNYKLYDYADLPKRFPGQSFVATETASALSSRGSYDMPSDSNRLWPPDGKTPTVKGNADMSVSAYDHVYAYWGSSHEAALLAVNKYKFMSGMFVWSGFDFIGEPVPYAWPARSSYYGIIDLAGFPKDVYYLYQSEWTTKPVLHLFPHWNWNKGDTVDVWSYYNNADEVELFINGKSVGSKSKTTDVLHVMWRVPYQPGAIKVVSKKNGRVVLTKEIRTADAPAKIQLIADRTKIKANGTDISFITARLLDKDGNPVPDSDQLLEFSVTGTGFLAGTDNGFPADSLSLKSPQRKTWKGLAIAIIQSTKKQGNITVIAKAAGFKEASLTLQTGN